The following coding sequences lie in one Xanthomonas hortorum pv. pelargonii genomic window:
- the rnr gene encoding ribonuclease R: MTKKNTPDSDRPSRRNSANTGEPTTAEKQKLPGWMPDFLVRAAAGASTKSANKRAADKAAQASPELQVAPPLPEPPAPRAPHPRKSGPPAPPPERLQSVQPAAAVTASPAAAAEFKDPHADREALRYAEPIASREAILQLLEACDGPQTAEEIAEQLHLSDRIDALGKRLSAMVREAQLVQNRRGGYAPVQQTSLIAGVVIANPEGFGFLKPDEGGDDLFLPPYEMRKVMHGDRALANVTGIDRRGRREGAIARVLERRMSRMLGRFFYEHGVAYVDPDDKRVQRNVQIAPDGIGEAREGQLVVCELIAPPDARRPAIGKIIAVLGDKLTPSLVVEMAIHGHELPHEFSQEVLDEAAAVPLVVEPQMIGGRVDLRQMPLVTIDGEDAKDFDDAVYCEPNADGFRLVVAIADVSNYVRPGTPLDDEAQKRATSVYFPGFVVPMLPETLSNGICSLMPKVDRMCFVCDMQVGRDGEVTGSRFYEAVMNSHARLTYNQVWKAVGEDDADTKAFIGPLLPQVQRLHQLYNVLSKARTHRGAIEFETSEVRFVLDNTGEVAQAGMLVRNDAHKLIEECMIAANVEAARYLLSMHVPAPYRVHERPPESKFEDLLEFLKEFQLSLPAWSKVRPGDYTKLLKKVRARPDAALLESVLLRSQSLAVYSPDNNGHFGLALEAYAHFTSPIRRYPDLLVHRAIKHALTGASPEKYIYTPRQMSALSLQCSERGRRADEAEREVDERYRAAWMEKHVGGQFDGVISGVTGFGLFVELNESKVNGLVHVTQLPQDYYQFDPIRKTLSGERRGRAFRLGDPVRVLVLKASMEERKIDFRLAEDGAAPDAPLPQREKPAKRKKKQY; this comes from the coding sequence ATGACCAAGAAAAACACCCCAGATTCCGATCGGCCGAGTCGCCGCAATTCCGCCAACACTGGCGAGCCCACCACCGCCGAAAAACAGAAGTTGCCGGGGTGGATGCCTGACTTCCTGGTTCGCGCCGCCGCTGGCGCCTCGACCAAGTCCGCAAACAAGCGCGCTGCCGATAAAGCCGCGCAAGCCTCGCCGGAGCTGCAAGTAGCGCCGCCGCTGCCTGAGCCGCCGGCTCCGCGCGCACCGCATCCGCGCAAGAGCGGCCCGCCTGCGCCGCCGCCGGAACGCCTTCAGTCTGTCCAGCCTGCAGCAGCTGTCACTGCTTCTCCCGCTGCCGCCGCTGAGTTCAAGGATCCGCACGCCGATCGCGAAGCACTGCGCTACGCCGAGCCGATCGCCAGCCGCGAGGCCATCTTGCAGCTGCTCGAAGCCTGTGACGGCCCGCAGACCGCCGAAGAAATCGCCGAACAACTGCATCTGAGCGACCGCATCGACGCGTTGGGCAAGCGCCTGTCCGCAATGGTGCGCGAAGCGCAGCTGGTGCAGAACCGCCGTGGCGGCTACGCGCCGGTGCAGCAGACCAGCCTGATCGCCGGCGTGGTGATCGCCAATCCGGAAGGCTTCGGCTTCCTCAAGCCGGACGAAGGCGGCGACGACCTGTTCCTGCCGCCGTACGAAATGCGCAAGGTCATGCACGGCGATCGTGCGCTGGCCAACGTCACCGGTATCGACCGCCGCGGCCGTCGCGAAGGCGCGATTGCACGCGTGCTCGAACGGCGCATGTCGCGCATGCTCGGGCGTTTCTTCTACGAGCACGGCGTGGCCTACGTCGACCCCGACGACAAGCGCGTGCAACGCAATGTGCAGATCGCACCGGACGGCATCGGTGAAGCGCGCGAAGGGCAGTTGGTGGTGTGCGAGCTGATCGCGCCGCCGGATGCGCGTCGTCCGGCGATCGGCAAGATCATCGCGGTGCTCGGCGACAAGCTGACCCCGTCGCTGGTGGTGGAAATGGCCATCCACGGCCACGAGCTGCCGCACGAGTTCTCGCAGGAAGTGCTGGACGAGGCCGCCGCGGTGCCGCTGGTGGTCGAGCCGCAGATGATCGGCGGGCGTGTGGACCTGCGGCAGATGCCGCTGGTCACCATCGATGGCGAGGACGCCAAGGATTTCGACGACGCGGTGTATTGCGAACCCAACGCCGACGGCTTCCGTCTGGTGGTGGCGATCGCCGACGTCTCCAACTATGTGCGTCCGGGCACGCCGCTGGACGACGAAGCGCAGAAGCGCGCCACCTCGGTGTATTTCCCGGGGTTCGTGGTGCCGATGCTGCCGGAGACGCTGTCCAACGGCATCTGCTCGCTGATGCCCAAGGTCGACCGCATGTGCTTCGTCTGCGACATGCAGGTGGGCCGCGATGGCGAAGTCACCGGCTCGCGTTTCTACGAAGCAGTGATGAACTCGCACGCGCGCCTGACCTACAACCAGGTGTGGAAGGCGGTCGGCGAAGACGATGCCGACACCAAGGCCTTTATCGGCCCGTTGCTGCCGCAGGTGCAGCGTCTGCATCAGCTGTACAACGTGCTGTCGAAGGCGCGCACGCATCGCGGCGCGATCGAATTCGAGACCTCCGAAGTGCGCTTCGTGCTCGACAACACCGGCGAAGTCGCTCAGGCCGGCATGCTGGTGCGCAACGATGCGCACAAGCTGATCGAAGAATGCATGATCGCGGCCAACGTCGAGGCCGCACGCTATCTGCTGAGCATGCATGTGCCGGCGCCGTACCGCGTGCATGAGCGGCCGCCGGAGAGCAAGTTCGAAGACCTGCTGGAGTTCCTCAAGGAATTCCAGCTGAGCCTGCCGGCATGGAGCAAGGTGCGCCCCGGCGATTACACCAAGCTGCTGAAGAAGGTGCGTGCGCGCCCCGACGCCGCGTTGCTGGAATCGGTGCTGCTGCGCAGCCAGAGCCTGGCGGTGTACTCGCCTGACAACAACGGTCACTTCGGTCTGGCGTTGGAGGCGTATGCGCACTTCACCTCGCCGATCCGGCGTTACCCGGATCTGCTGGTGCACCGCGCAATCAAGCATGCCTTGACCGGCGCCAGCCCGGAAAAATATATCTATACCCCACGCCAGATGTCGGCATTGTCGCTGCAGTGCTCCGAGCGCGGACGGCGTGCCGACGAAGCCGAGCGCGAGGTCGACGAGCGCTATCGCGCCGCGTGGATGGAAAAGCATGTCGGCGGCCAGTTCGATGGCGTGATCAGCGGTGTGACCGGCTTCGGCCTGTTTGTGGAATTGAACGAATCCAAGGTCAACGGCCTGGTACATGTCACCCAGTTGCCGCAGGACTATTACCAGTTCGACCCGATCCGCAAGACGCTCAGTGGCGAACGCCGCGGTCGCGCCTTCCGCCTGGGCGACCCGGTGCGGGTGCTGGTGCTCAAGGCGAGCATGGAAGAGCGCAAGATCGACTTCCGTCTGGCCGAAGATGGCGCAGCGCCCGACGCGCCGTTGCCGCAGCGCGAGAAGCCGGCCAAGCGCAAGAAAAAGCAGTACTAA
- a CDS encoding platelet-activating factor acetylhydrolase IB subunit, which yields MLRSSHAVFPCFSLSAIASVLVCWGMLLVCAVASAQTPPPSIVPTDRLQEAWWAQRHAQVLEQVKQHPDTPLLLIGDSITQNYEKSKAPDEEFQPTWQTFYGSRGALNLGFSGDGTENVLWRLANGEVDGLQPKVALVLIGTNNTGHLGQTAEQTQLGIDAVVAAIEQKLPRTHILLVSVLPSDISSEKSRRDAQVNQGLAVRYGDNPRVTYLDVGSIFLRDGKLRTELFYDTRFRPPAGALHPDTHGQRMLAEAIEPTLARLLGESPVKPVAELGREFATSLIPVDWLEQDSYDWYARHNAALAAARTLKPDVVMIGDSITHFWAGPPQATRVSGAQSWQWLYGTRPVLNLGFGWDRTQNVLWRIRQGELDGLDPQWVVLHLGTNNLTGTAQSRASTPAEAALGVEAVVNEVRRRLPNSKLILMAIMPRGRHAGDAQRAPIAETNRLLAARYAKDPSVRLVDIGKQLLQPDGTLPEALMPDGTHPSEAGYAIWAKALREAGITALP from the coding sequence ATGCTCCGGTCTTCGCACGCTGTGTTTCCTTGCTTTTCGCTGTCTGCCATTGCGTCCGTGCTGGTGTGCTGGGGGATGTTGCTGGTCTGCGCCGTGGCAAGTGCACAAACGCCACCGCCCTCGATCGTGCCTACCGACCGCTTGCAGGAAGCCTGGTGGGCGCAGCGCCACGCGCAGGTGCTGGAGCAGGTGAAGCAGCATCCGGACACGCCGCTGTTGTTGATCGGCGATTCGATCACCCAAAACTACGAAAAATCCAAGGCGCCGGACGAAGAGTTTCAGCCGACCTGGCAGACCTTCTACGGCAGCCGTGGCGCGCTCAATCTGGGCTTCAGCGGCGACGGCACCGAGAACGTGTTGTGGCGGCTGGCCAATGGCGAGGTCGACGGTCTGCAGCCCAAGGTCGCGCTGGTATTGATCGGTACCAACAACACCGGCCATCTCGGCCAGACCGCCGAGCAGACCCAGCTGGGCATCGATGCGGTGGTGGCGGCGATCGAGCAGAAGCTGCCGCGCACGCACATCCTGTTGGTGAGCGTGCTGCCCAGCGATATTTCCAGCGAGAAGTCGCGCCGCGATGCGCAGGTCAATCAAGGTCTGGCAGTGCGTTACGGCGACAATCCACGGGTGACCTATCTGGATGTGGGGTCGATCTTTCTACGCGACGGCAAGCTGCGCACCGAGTTGTTCTACGACACGCGCTTCCGGCCGCCAGCCGGCGCCTTGCATCCGGACACCCATGGTCAGCGCATGCTCGCCGAAGCGATCGAGCCGACCCTGGCCCGATTGCTGGGCGAGTCGCCGGTCAAGCCGGTCGCCGAACTCGGCCGCGAGTTTGCGACCTCGCTGATTCCGGTCGACTGGCTGGAACAGGACTCGTACGACTGGTACGCCCGCCACAATGCGGCGCTCGCCGCAGCGCGCACATTGAAGCCGGACGTGGTGATGATCGGCGATTCGATCACGCATTTCTGGGCTGGCCCACCGCAGGCCACGCGCGTCAGTGGCGCGCAATCGTGGCAGTGGTTGTACGGCACGCGGCCGGTGCTGAATCTGGGTTTCGGCTGGGACCGCACGCAGAACGTGCTGTGGCGGATCCGCCAGGGCGAGCTCGACGGTCTGGATCCGCAATGGGTGGTGCTGCATCTCGGCACCAATAACCTCACCGGCACCGCGCAGTCGCGCGCGAGCACGCCGGCCGAGGCCGCCCTGGGCGTGGAGGCGGTGGTGAACGAAGTGCGTCGCCGCTTGCCCAACAGCAAGCTGATCCTGATGGCGATCATGCCGCGCGGCCGCCATGCGGGCGATGCGCAACGCGCACCGATCGCCGAGACCAACCGCTTGCTGGCCGCGCGCTATGCCAAGGATCCGTCAGTGCGTCTGGTCGATATCGGCAAGCAACTGCTGCAGCCCGACGGGACCTTGCCCGAGGCGCTGATGCCCGACGGCACGCACCCCAGTGAGGCCGGTTATGCGATCTGGGCGAAGGCCTTGCGCGAGGCGGGCATTACCGCATTGCCGTAA
- a CDS encoding acyl-CoA dehydrogenase family protein: MDFSFTEEQLMIQDVARRIAREKIAPSAEQFDRSGEFPLDNIRLLGENGLMGIEVPAEYGGAGMDPISYALAMIEIAAADGAHSTIMSVNNSLFCTGILKNGSEAQKQLYVRAIAEGAQIGAFALTEPQSGSDASAMRCRAVKQADGSFVINGKKSWITSGPVAKYIVLFAVTEPDKGSRGITAFMVDADRAGFHRGKTEPKLGIRASATCEIEFADYIAQPDEVLGLEGEGFKTAMSVLDAGRIGIASQAVGIARAAYEATLAYVKERKAFGAAIGTFQMTQAKIADMKCKLDAALLLTLRAAWLKGQGRKFGTEAAVAKLTASEAAMWITHQAVQIHGGMGYSKEMPLERYFRDAKITEIYEGTSEIQRLVIARAETGLR, encoded by the coding sequence GTGGATTTCAGCTTTACCGAAGAACAATTGATGATCCAGGATGTGGCGCGCCGCATCGCCCGGGAAAAGATCGCGCCCAGCGCCGAACAGTTCGACCGCAGTGGCGAGTTCCCGCTGGACAACATCCGCCTGCTCGGCGAAAACGGCCTGATGGGCATCGAAGTGCCGGCCGAGTACGGTGGCGCCGGCATGGACCCGATCAGCTACGCGCTGGCGATGATCGAAATTGCTGCAGCCGACGGTGCGCATTCCACCATCATGTCGGTCAACAACTCGCTGTTCTGCACCGGTATTTTGAAGAATGGCAGCGAGGCGCAGAAGCAGCTGTACGTGCGTGCGATTGCCGAAGGTGCGCAGATCGGTGCGTTCGCGCTGACCGAGCCGCAGTCCGGTTCGGATGCCTCGGCGATGCGTTGCCGCGCGGTGAAGCAAGCCGATGGCAGCTTCGTGATCAACGGCAAGAAGAGCTGGATCACCTCCGGCCCGGTCGCCAAGTACATCGTGCTGTTTGCGGTGACCGAGCCGGACAAGGGCTCGCGCGGCATCACCGCCTTCATGGTCGATGCCGATCGGGCCGGCTTCCATCGCGGCAAGACCGAGCCCAAGCTCGGCATCCGTGCGTCGGCCACCTGCGAGATCGAGTTTGCCGATTACATCGCGCAGCCTGACGAGGTGCTGGGCTTGGAGGGCGAGGGCTTCAAGACCGCGATGAGCGTGCTCGACGCCGGGCGCATCGGCATCGCCTCGCAGGCGGTCGGCATCGCGCGTGCGGCGTACGAGGCCACGCTGGCTTACGTGAAAGAGCGCAAGGCGTTTGGCGCGGCCATCGGCACCTTCCAGATGACCCAGGCCAAGATCGCCGACATGAAGTGCAAGCTGGATGCAGCGCTGCTGCTGACGCTGCGCGCGGCCTGGTTGAAGGGGCAGGGGCGCAAGTTCGGTACCGAAGCGGCCGTGGCCAAGCTCACCGCCTCGGAGGCGGCGATGTGGATCACCCATCAAGCGGTGCAGATCCATGGCGGCATGGGCTACTCGAAGGAAATGCCGCTGGAGCGTTACTTCCGCGATGCCAAGATCACTGAGATTTATGAAGGTACTTCGGAGATCCAAAGGCTGGTGATTGCGCGCGCCGAGACGGGCTTGCGCTGA
- a CDS encoding ArsR/SmtB family transcription factor: protein MDLEDWSARLKVFADATRVRLLTLLEQEELTVAELSAITRLAQPRVSTHLAKLKEAGLVRDRRAGVSAYYRFDEVSLDPAQRALWLALSTGSDDPLLRQDAERVAAVLANRAADQNWADSVAGDMERHYSPGRTWEALARTALPLLETGDVLDIASGDGVLAELVAPHATRYICIDTSARVVAAASERLRKLRNVEVREGDMHALPFPDASFDLVVLMHALTYAAKPTQAVAESARVLRPGGRLLLCSLAKHEHRAAVHAYGHVNLGFASKELRKFAEKAGLDVSSLETVTREKRPPHFEVISLIAMKPGVVSRDSGLDEGKSLASRRTGS, encoded by the coding sequence ATGGATCTGGAAGACTGGTCGGCGCGCCTGAAGGTGTTTGCCGACGCCACCCGAGTGCGCCTGCTGACCTTGCTCGAGCAGGAAGAACTCACCGTGGCCGAGCTGTCGGCCATCACCCGTCTGGCCCAGCCGCGCGTGTCCACCCACCTGGCCAAGCTTAAGGAAGCCGGGCTGGTACGCGACCGTCGCGCCGGCGTGTCGGCCTATTACCGTTTCGACGAGGTGTCGCTGGACCCGGCGCAGCGCGCCTTGTGGCTGGCGCTGAGCACCGGCAGCGACGACCCGCTGTTGCGCCAGGACGCCGAACGCGTGGCCGCCGTGCTGGCCAACCGCGCCGCCGACCAGAACTGGGCCGATTCGGTGGCCGGCGACATGGAGCGGCATTACTCGCCCGGGCGCACCTGGGAAGCACTGGCGCGCACCGCCCTACCCTTGCTGGAAACCGGCGACGTGCTCGACATCGCCTCCGGCGACGGCGTGCTGGCCGAGTTGGTGGCCCCGCACGCCACCCGCTACATCTGCATCGACACCAGCGCGCGCGTGGTCGCCGCCGCCAGCGAGCGCCTGCGCAAGCTGCGCAACGTGGAAGTGCGCGAAGGCGACATGCATGCGCTGCCATTCCCCGATGCCAGCTTCGATCTGGTGGTGCTGATGCATGCGCTCACCTACGCGGCCAAGCCGACGCAGGCGGTGGCCGAATCCGCGCGCGTGCTGCGCCCCGGTGGCCGCTTGCTGCTGTGCAGCCTTGCCAAACACGAACATCGCGCGGCGGTGCATGCCTATGGCCACGTCAATCTCGGTTTTGCGTCCAAGGAATTGCGCAAGTTCGCCGAGAAAGCCGGGCTGGACGTCTCCAGCCTGGAGACGGTGACGCGCGAGAAGCGCCCGCCGCATTTCGAAGTGATTTCGTTGATTGCGATGAAGCCGGGAGTGGTGAGTCGGGATTCGGGATTGGATGAAGGCAAGAGCTTAGCTTCGCGGAGAACTGGGTCATGA
- a CDS encoding ligand-binding sensor domain-containing diguanylate cyclase encodes MNHGVGACRTGQSTCAVRAPTREDRQWQRWLNAGACLLLALCAFAAAAAPAATAQLRDYAIDSWSSRNGLPHNSLRDIAQTHDGYLWFATWEGLVRYNGLEFSVIDRSTRPGLPDNGVGALYVDRDGALWLSDARGNLVRHSADGQWRRWERRGQWPQALIHAMTMDAQGRMWLLFEGHGLGCLWPDGRFAYFPPRDGVPLQSSFPRMLFDDQGRLLIGTLDGLIYRELDGHMHRAPAAFGLSPGLAWPYRAPDGTLWVVAGEQLYRLQGERAELMHRVPGQGHFTAMLQDRHGDLWLGSENQGLLRIGSHGVEHLPAGRSLPSGRIVSLREDAEGSIWVGANGGLFRLRETLFSSYSQRDGLSGDYVRAVLEDRDGSLWIASTAGLDRMLPDGSIVPVPVATPSGRKLSVLSLALDRQGDLWVGTYADGVFVLRDGRVLRHYGEAEGIPSGHIRAIVIDDHAADQAVVWLATQRGVVKLVDGKRVALTIDGLPDGVVTALARIDGALWIGSVDGAAVLRDGKLQQLGLERLGGARSVFGFQSIGNAVWISTDRGLYRVRQGALARVGLEQGMPVDTVFQLVKDRLGNAWISSNRGVLRTELGTLNAVADGRGQLAIERYGEIDGMGNAQANGSSSPSMIARADGSVWVVTAGGISTVDPSRLQRFRERRAPPALIESVQQDGRPLAWRQQAKLPGGHRLNVSYVGMSFLLPERIEYRTRLEGLDNDWTERGRQRSVEFIGLPPGRYRLHVAARHPGGAWSPHEAVWAFEVLPLWWQRHDVRFAAVLAALLALALLYRLLLHRYKTHNARLAELVRKRTEDLQLQAQRLLQANQEKSELLTRLRIKSDVFERQAHEDALTGLPNRRHFDEALARDISRARRSGRSLVLAILDIDHFKRINDHYSHASGDAVLHEVGVLLIAAARASDLPARLGGEEFALLLADTSLEETQALCLRIRALFHARQDWGGVDGLQVTFSAGVAELRDDDTGSSLMQRADHALYEAKSAGRDRICVG; translated from the coding sequence ATGAATCATGGGGTGGGCGCCTGTCGTACAGGCCAGAGCACGTGCGCCGTCAGGGCGCCGACACGAGAAGATAGACAGTGGCAGCGCTGGCTCAATGCCGGTGCCTGCCTGCTGCTGGCGCTATGCGCGTTCGCCGCGGCTGCCGCACCGGCTGCAACGGCGCAACTGCGCGACTATGCGATCGACAGCTGGAGTTCGCGCAACGGATTGCCGCACAACTCGCTGCGCGATATCGCCCAGACCCACGACGGCTATCTGTGGTTCGCCACCTGGGAAGGCCTGGTGCGCTACAACGGGCTGGAATTCAGCGTAATCGATCGCAGCACGCGCCCCGGCTTGCCCGATAACGGCGTCGGTGCGTTGTATGTCGATCGCGATGGCGCACTGTGGCTGAGCGATGCACGCGGCAATCTGGTGCGTCACAGCGCCGATGGGCAGTGGCGGCGCTGGGAGCGACGAGGGCAATGGCCGCAAGCGCTGATCCACGCAATGACCATGGACGCGCAAGGTCGCATGTGGTTGTTGTTCGAAGGGCACGGGCTTGGTTGCCTGTGGCCGGATGGGCGCTTCGCGTATTTCCCGCCGCGCGATGGCGTGCCGCTGCAGAGCAGCTTTCCGCGCATGCTGTTTGACGACCAGGGGCGGTTGCTGATCGGCACGCTCGACGGGTTGATCTACCGCGAACTGGATGGACACATGCATCGCGCGCCTGCAGCGTTCGGCCTGTCGCCCGGCCTGGCATGGCCTTACCGCGCCCCGGACGGCACGCTGTGGGTCGTCGCGGGCGAGCAGCTGTATCGCCTGCAGGGCGAGCGCGCCGAGCTGATGCATCGCGTGCCGGGGCAGGGACACTTCACCGCAATGTTGCAGGATCGCCATGGCGACCTGTGGCTGGGCAGCGAAAATCAGGGGCTGCTGCGCATCGGCAGCCACGGTGTGGAGCATCTGCCTGCCGGCCGCAGCCTGCCCAGCGGGCGTATCGTCAGCCTGCGCGAGGATGCCGAAGGCAGCATCTGGGTCGGCGCCAATGGCGGCCTGTTCCGGCTGCGCGAAACCTTGTTCAGCAGCTACAGCCAGCGCGATGGCCTGAGCGGGGACTACGTCCGCGCCGTGCTGGAAGACCGCGACGGCAGTCTGTGGATCGCCAGCACCGCGGGCCTGGATCGCATGCTGCCGGACGGAAGCATCGTGCCGGTGCCGGTTGCCACTCCCTCCGGACGCAAGCTCTCGGTGCTGAGCCTGGCGCTGGATCGGCAGGGCGACCTGTGGGTGGGCACCTACGCCGATGGCGTCTTCGTCCTGCGCGACGGACGCGTGCTGCGGCATTACGGCGAGGCCGAGGGCATTCCCAGCGGGCATATCCGCGCCATCGTGATCGACGACCATGCCGCCGACCAAGCAGTGGTGTGGCTGGCCACGCAGCGCGGCGTGGTCAAGTTGGTGGACGGCAAGCGAGTGGCGTTGACGATCGACGGCCTGCCCGATGGCGTGGTGACCGCGCTGGCGCGCATCGATGGTGCGCTGTGGATCGGGTCGGTCGATGGCGCCGCAGTGCTGCGCGACGGCAAGCTGCAGCAGTTGGGATTGGAGCGACTTGGCGGGGCCCGCAGCGTGTTCGGTTTTCAGAGCATCGGCAACGCTGTCTGGATCTCGACCGACCGCGGCCTGTATCGCGTGCGCCAGGGCGCGCTGGCACGCGTGGGCCTGGAGCAGGGCATGCCGGTGGATACGGTGTTCCAGCTGGTCAAGGACCGTCTCGGCAACGCGTGGATCAGCAGCAATCGCGGCGTCCTGCGCACCGAACTCGGCACGCTCAACGCGGTCGCCGATGGACGCGGCCAGCTCGCCATCGAACGTTATGGCGAGATCGATGGCATGGGCAACGCGCAGGCCAATGGCAGTTCCAGCCCGAGCATGATCGCGCGCGCCGACGGCTCGGTGTGGGTAGTCACTGCAGGCGGCATCAGTACGGTCGATCCATCGCGGTTGCAGCGCTTTCGTGAGCGCCGCGCGCCGCCTGCATTGATCGAGAGCGTGCAGCAGGATGGCCGCCCGCTGGCCTGGCGGCAGCAGGCAAAGCTGCCCGGCGGACATCGCTTGAACGTGTCCTACGTCGGCATGAGCTTTCTGTTGCCGGAGCGGATCGAGTACCGCACCCGCCTGGAAGGCCTGGACAACGACTGGACCGAACGTGGCCGGCAGCGCAGCGTGGAATTCATCGGCTTGCCGCCCGGCCGCTATCGTTTGCATGTGGCGGCCCGGCACCCTGGCGGTGCGTGGAGTCCGCACGAGGCGGTGTGGGCGTTCGAGGTCTTGCCGCTGTGGTGGCAACGCCACGACGTGCGTTTTGCGGCAGTGCTGGCTGCGCTGCTTGCGCTCGCCTTGTTGTACCGGTTGCTGCTGCATCGCTACAAGACCCACAACGCACGCCTGGCCGAACTGGTGCGCAAACGCACCGAAGATCTGCAATTGCAGGCGCAGCGCCTGCTGCAGGCCAACCAGGAGAAGAGCGAGCTGCTGACGCGGCTACGCATCAAGTCCGACGTGTTCGAGCGCCAGGCGCACGAAGACGCACTGACCGGGCTCCCCAATCGTCGCCACTTCGACGAAGCGCTGGCGCGCGACATCAGTCGCGCACGCCGCAGTGGGCGCTCGCTGGTACTGGCGATTCTGGATATCGATCACTTCAAGCGCATCAACGACCATTACTCGCATGCCAGTGGCGATGCGGTGCTGCACGAAGTGGGTGTGCTGCTGATTGCCGCCGCACGTGCCTCGGATCTGCCGGCCCGGCTGGGCGGCGAAGAATTCGCCCTGCTGCTCGCCGACACTTCGCTAGAAGAGACGCAGGCGCTATGCCTGCGTATCCGCGCGCTGTTCCATGCGCGTCAAGACTGGGGCGGCGTGGACGGCCTGCAAGTGACCTTTAGTGCCGGCGTGGCCGAGCTGCGCGATGACGACACCGGCTCATCACTGATGCAACGCGCCGACCATGCCTTGTACGAAGCCAAGAGTGCAGGGCGCGATCGGATCTGCGTGGGCTAG
- the rlmB gene encoding 23S rRNA (guanosine(2251)-2'-O)-methyltransferase RlmB: MSKQNQWIVGVNAVASSVENDADNVREVLIEAGSKNPRLTEIEEQARRKGIEVRRVNTQALDGVGGQVRHQGVVARYAAARLWAENELEALVTAAEGRALLLILDGVQDPHNLGACLRSAAAASVTAVVIPKDKSATVNATVRKTSAGAADRIPVVAVTNLARCLRDLQKQGVWLYGLAGEAEASLYSVDLRGNVGLVLGGEADGLRRLTREHCDGLVKIPMPGDIESLNVSVAAGVTLFEAVRQRLGA; the protein is encoded by the coding sequence ATGAGCAAGCAGAATCAGTGGATCGTCGGCGTCAACGCCGTTGCCTCGTCGGTCGAGAACGACGCCGACAACGTGCGCGAGGTGTTGATCGAGGCCGGTAGCAAGAACCCGCGCCTGACCGAGATCGAGGAGCAGGCGCGCCGCAAGGGCATTGAGGTCCGTCGCGTCAACACGCAGGCGCTCGATGGGGTCGGTGGTCAGGTCCGTCACCAGGGCGTGGTCGCGCGGTACGCAGCGGCGCGGCTGTGGGCAGAAAACGAGCTCGAAGCCCTGGTGACGGCCGCCGAAGGACGTGCGCTGCTGCTGATCCTGGATGGCGTGCAGGACCCGCACAATCTCGGCGCCTGCCTGCGCAGTGCCGCCGCCGCCAGCGTCACTGCGGTGGTGATTCCCAAGGACAAATCGGCCACCGTCAATGCCACCGTGCGCAAGACCTCGGCCGGTGCGGCCGACCGGATTCCGGTGGTGGCGGTGACCAATCTGGCGCGGTGCCTACGTGATCTGCAGAAGCAGGGCGTGTGGCTGTACGGTCTGGCCGGCGAAGCAGAGGCGTCGTTGTACAGCGTGGACCTGCGCGGCAATGTCGGGCTGGTGCTCGGTGGCGAGGCCGATGGCCTGCGCCGGCTCACGCGCGAGCATTGCGATGGCCTGGTCAAGATTCCGATGCCGGGCGATATCGAAAGCCTCAACGTGTCGGTGGCGGCTGGTGTGACCTTGTTCGAAGCCGTGCGCCAGCGCCTGGGCGCGTAA